One genomic window of Paenibacillus xylanilyticus includes the following:
- a CDS encoding PucR family transcriptional regulator, protein MQLTVKEALQVYPLSEARLVAGGEGTSRMMKSVNVMDAPDIADWIKSGELLFTTAFIMKDNETDALRLMRRLNDRGCAGLGIKLGRFWQSIPQGIIEEADRLRLPLLELPFQFTFSDQMNALFKAEHERSHRLLHEVVQKQKKLMHFALQQQQHRNVFAELATVLNYPLAVIGSRGHVLYGSETIAGDALVQGWPWKSVMHRVKWNQGSCHRVPIKQNDEEYGFLLVFTDSALSLRAEEELFQQAADVLAFYMDMTYREHINPTVQDEMRTLLTQYLDNKMTVEELTRLSENKGVHLFQGTYQCVLITLEPSVFAEGKLLKQIHRELQYNPLMQFTASQHFQMEDGILSIYTCPTGRDYGEELSSFLLSRFADVLSAQEAKGASVPRFWISKMKHEPKSLREAYQECLDTRQLARRFGMKDRALQFEMLEFAYVFQHVPDNIMENYCNKVLEPLLARDGDPNHILMNTLESFIENDGLINEAAKQLFVHRNTITYRMEKIGSLLQMDFKKTNDLLKLKLVFTFRKFGRDKRTERP, encoded by the coding sequence ATGCAGCTTACGGTTAAAGAGGCGTTGCAAGTATATCCATTGTCTGAGGCCAGACTCGTTGCCGGCGGGGAGGGGACTTCACGGATGATGAAATCCGTTAACGTCATGGACGCCCCGGATATCGCGGATTGGATTAAATCCGGAGAGTTGTTATTCACAACCGCATTTATCATGAAAGACAATGAAACAGATGCCCTTCGATTAATGCGCAGACTAAATGACCGCGGATGTGCAGGACTCGGCATTAAACTCGGACGTTTCTGGCAGTCCATTCCCCAAGGGATCATAGAAGAGGCAGACCGTTTGCGTTTGCCACTGCTGGAATTGCCATTCCAGTTCACGTTTTCGGACCAAATGAATGCTCTGTTCAAGGCCGAACATGAGCGAAGTCACCGGCTGCTGCATGAAGTTGTACAGAAACAAAAAAAGCTGATGCATTTTGCATTACAACAACAGCAGCATCGAAATGTATTTGCCGAGCTTGCGACCGTATTAAACTACCCGCTTGCAGTTATAGGCTCTAGGGGACATGTGCTCTATGGTAGTGAGACGATTGCCGGAGATGCACTGGTACAGGGGTGGCCATGGAAATCTGTTATGCATCGCGTGAAATGGAATCAGGGCAGTTGTCATCGGGTTCCCATCAAACAAAATGATGAAGAGTATGGGTTCCTGCTCGTGTTCACAGATTCAGCACTCTCCCTGCGTGCAGAGGAAGAATTATTTCAGCAGGCTGCGGACGTACTGGCATTTTATATGGATATGACCTATCGTGAACACATTAATCCGACCGTTCAGGATGAGATGCGTACACTGTTAACCCAATACCTCGATAACAAAATGACGGTGGAGGAGTTGACCAGACTCAGTGAGAATAAAGGCGTTCATCTGTTCCAGGGTACTTATCAATGCGTGCTCATTACGCTGGAGCCTTCAGTTTTCGCCGAGGGGAAGCTGCTGAAGCAAATTCATCGTGAACTGCAATATAATCCACTGATGCAATTTACGGCGTCGCAGCATTTTCAGATGGAAGATGGCATTCTGTCGATATATACATGCCCGACAGGGCGCGATTATGGGGAGGAACTATCGAGTTTTCTACTCAGTCGCTTCGCGGATGTATTATCTGCTCAGGAGGCAAAAGGAGCATCTGTGCCGAGATTCTGGATTAGCAAAATGAAACATGAGCCCAAATCATTACGTGAAGCTTATCAGGAATGCCTGGATACCCGGCAGCTGGCACGCCGCTTTGGAATGAAGGATCGCGCACTCCAGTTTGAGATGTTGGAGTTTGCCTACGTGTTCCAACATGTACCGGATAACATCATGGAGAATTACTGTAATAAAGTATTGGAACCTCTGCTGGCTAGAGATGGGGACCCTAATCACATATTGATGAACACACTCGAATCTTTCATTGAGAATGATGGACTGATCAACGAAGCTGCGAAGCAGCTGTTTGTTCACCGCAACACCATTACGTACCGCATGGAGAAAATTGGAAGTCTGCTGCAGATGGACTTTAAAAAAACGAATGACTTGTTAAAGTTAAAACTGGTATTTACGTTCCGTAAATTTGGCCGGGATAAAAGAACCGAAAGACCATAA
- the pucL gene encoding factor-independent urate hydroxylase, protein MSDFMKLVNSWSVTQFVHTFGGLFEESPWVAERTWTLRPFNSLEHMMNIMKHVVETSDDDVILQLLRNHPDLGARISMSSNSVKEQAGAGLDSLSPEMYDELNQLNKEYTSRFGFPFILAVKGHTAQSILESMRQRRSRNRDEEFQTALNEVFKIAAIRLEKWLVQIGHEHEIEPKPAVVPKRTMYYGKGDVWLYRSYAKPLTGIGSIPESPFTGRSNVLFGMNIKIAVQGDAFLPSFTEGDNSSIVATDSMKNFILKHAASYTGATVEGFLAYVSQLFLETYPQMMKVQMTADQIPFEDVPIGADGSYRSSTMVFRYSQNDRGTAAIEAERNGDQIEWSNHFSGLADLRLIKVKGSEFAGFIKDEYTSLPETRDRPLFIFLDINWRYHDPRDGMDDTRGRYVAAEQVSDIAAAVFHECRSASIQHLLYQIGLRVLKRFGQLSEVSFESNNRTWDTVLEEVAEGEGKVYTEPRPPYGFQGFSMTREDLEAEDNDSKREGRS, encoded by the coding sequence ATGAGCGATTTTATGAAACTCGTTAACAGCTGGTCTGTCACACAGTTCGTGCATACCTTTGGTGGCTTATTTGAGGAATCACCATGGGTGGCTGAACGTACCTGGACTTTGCGACCCTTTAATTCATTAGAACACATGATGAATATCATGAAACATGTTGTTGAAACGTCTGACGACGACGTCATCCTGCAGCTGCTGCGCAACCATCCCGATCTCGGCGCAAGAATCAGCATGAGCAGCAATTCCGTGAAGGAACAAGCTGGTGCTGGACTGGATTCTCTCTCCCCTGAAATGTATGACGAATTGAATCAATTAAACAAGGAATATACAAGCCGATTCGGCTTTCCATTCATATTGGCGGTAAAAGGTCATACCGCTCAGTCCATTCTCGAATCGATGCGTCAGCGTCGCTCGCGAAATAGGGATGAAGAATTTCAAACGGCTTTAAATGAAGTATTCAAAATTGCAGCTATCCGTCTGGAGAAGTGGCTGGTCCAAATTGGGCATGAACATGAAATTGAACCGAAGCCTGCTGTGGTGCCGAAACGAACGATGTATTACGGCAAAGGTGACGTGTGGTTGTATCGCTCCTATGCCAAACCTCTAACCGGGATCGGATCAATACCGGAATCGCCGTTTACCGGCAGAAGCAATGTTCTCTTCGGCATGAATATTAAGATAGCTGTACAAGGGGATGCATTCTTGCCTTCGTTTACGGAAGGGGATAATTCCAGCATCGTGGCCACGGATTCCATGAAGAATTTTATTCTCAAGCACGCTGCGAGTTATACCGGTGCTACCGTTGAGGGATTTCTTGCGTATGTGAGTCAGCTCTTTCTTGAGACATATCCTCAAATGATGAAAGTTCAGATGACAGCGGATCAGATCCCTTTTGAAGATGTACCCATTGGTGCCGATGGAAGTTATCGATCAAGCACGATGGTATTCCGGTATTCGCAAAATGATCGGGGTACGGCTGCAATAGAGGCAGAACGCAACGGTGATCAAATTGAATGGAGTAACCATTTCAGTGGTCTGGCTGATCTGCGACTGATCAAGGTCAAGGGGAGTGAATTTGCAGGTTTTATTAAGGATGAATATACTTCACTGCCTGAGACAAGAGATCGTCCCCTGTTCATTTTTCTGGATATCAATTGGCGGTACCACGACCCAAGAGATGGAATGGACGATACGCGCGGACGTTATGTGGCCGCTGAACAAGTGAGTGATATTGCTGCTGCCGTGTTCCACGAATGCCGTTCTGCATCCATTCAACATTTGTTGTATCAGATCGGACTCCGTGTATTGAAGCGTTTCGGGCAATTGAGTGAAGTATCGTTTGAATCCAACAATCGGACATGGGATACCGTGCTGGAAGAAGTGGCTGAAGGAGAAGGCAAAGTGTATACCGAGCCAAGGCCACCATACGGGTTTCAAGGTTTTTCAATGACCAGGGAAGATCTTGAAGCAGAGGACAATGATTCGAAGAGAGAAGGTAGATCGTAA
- the uraH gene encoding hydroxyisourate hydrolase, which yields MAEAGGRITTHVLDTSKGVPAEGVRIALHLVQTDGESESRIKVTESVTNGDGRLDAPLLAGGRLEQGIYELHFDVEKYYAARSPEQSVQALWTVVPIRFAVSDTESHYHIPLLIAPGGYSTYRGS from the coding sequence ATGGCAGAGGCTGGAGGACGCATAACAACACACGTACTGGATACATCCAAAGGAGTACCAGCCGAGGGAGTTCGGATCGCATTGCATCTTGTCCAAACGGATGGAGAATCGGAGTCCAGGATAAAAGTTACCGAATCGGTGACCAACGGCGATGGGCGTTTGGATGCACCCTTACTGGCCGGGGGCCGTCTGGAGCAAGGCATTTATGAGCTTCATTTTGACGTCGAAAAGTACTATGCAGCTCGTTCACCTGAACAATCGGTGCAAGCATTGTGGACGGTTGTACCCATTCGTTTTGCCGTATCCGATACGGAAAGTCATTATCACATTCCTTTACTAATCGCTCCAGGAGGTTACAGTACATACCGCGGAAGCTGA
- the allB gene encoding allantoinase AllB: MANFDSIIRGARVVLKDRVQQLDIGIQDGKITALSSSLKVEEGTEVVEAAGFTVMPGVVDIHVHFNEPGLASWEGFRSGSAALAAGGITTYVDMPLNGVPPTTSPEAWDMKKQAAQDRSYVDYAFWGGLVPGNRQQLMNLAESGAAGFKAFMSEPGGEGEDIFARADEQTLMDGMHEIARLNRVLALHAEDEEMVAQLGARSIAEGKTGPMDYVKSRPAEAEVLAVTRALQYGEQTGCPLHFVHISTREALERIAEAKGRGQDVTSETCPHYLTLTEQDVVRLGAVAKCAPPLRSSAEQEQLWDALASGLIDVIASDHSPCPPSMKQSDNFFEIWGGISGAQSTLLIMLDEGHLRRSLSLPLLGRVLALQPARRLGLENKGEIAIGKDADLVLIDWNTSTTLNVDDLLYTHKQSPYIGRTFACAVAEVYCRGIKVYGAKEGLSANPAGQFIAAGSYGKNGTRGTEEYHDRV, encoded by the coding sequence ATGGCAAATTTTGATTCGATCATCCGGGGAGCCCGGGTCGTTTTAAAAGATCGTGTACAGCAGCTGGACATTGGTATCCAAGATGGGAAAATCACAGCTTTATCCTCTAGCCTGAAGGTTGAGGAAGGAACTGAGGTAGTCGAAGCAGCCGGTTTCACCGTTATGCCTGGTGTAGTGGATATCCATGTTCATTTTAATGAACCGGGGCTGGCCAGTTGGGAAGGATTCCGTTCGGGATCGGCTGCGCTTGCTGCAGGAGGAATTACCACTTATGTTGATATGCCGCTTAACGGAGTCCCGCCGACGACGAGTCCGGAAGCTTGGGATATGAAAAAGCAAGCTGCCCAGGATCGCTCCTATGTCGATTATGCATTCTGGGGAGGGTTAGTTCCGGGTAATCGGCAGCAGCTAATGAACTTAGCTGAGTCCGGTGCAGCCGGATTCAAGGCATTTATGTCGGAGCCGGGCGGAGAAGGAGAAGACATCTTTGCGAGAGCCGATGAGCAAACGCTTATGGACGGAATGCACGAGATAGCTAGACTCAATCGTGTACTTGCCCTTCATGCCGAAGATGAAGAAATGGTTGCGCAGCTTGGCGCGAGAAGCATTGCCGAAGGAAAGACAGGGCCAATGGATTATGTGAAATCCCGTCCTGCAGAAGCAGAAGTCTTGGCCGTCACCAGGGCGCTTCAATATGGAGAACAAACCGGCTGTCCGCTGCATTTCGTGCACATCAGTACAAGAGAAGCGTTAGAACGAATTGCGGAAGCCAAGGGGCGCGGTCAGGACGTCACCTCTGAAACTTGCCCGCATTACCTGACGCTCACAGAACAGGATGTAGTTCGGTTGGGCGCTGTCGCGAAGTGTGCTCCACCTCTCCGCAGCAGCGCCGAACAAGAGCAATTATGGGATGCGCTGGCGTCCGGGCTTATTGACGTCATCGCATCCGATCATTCACCGTGCCCGCCATCCATGAAACAGTCGGACAATTTTTTTGAAATATGGGGCGGCATTTCCGGTGCGCAGAGCACGCTGCTGATCATGCTGGATGAAGGTCATCTTCGCCGCAGTCTAAGCTTGCCTTTACTCGGAAGGGTTCTCGCTTTGCAGCCGGCCAGAAGGCTTGGGCTTGAGAATAAAGGAGAAATTGCGATCGGTAAAGACGCGGACCTCGTGCTTATTGATTGGAATACCAGTACCACATTAAACGTGGACGATTTGCTATATACGCATAAACAGAGTCCGTATATCGGACGTACATTTGCATGTGCCGTAGCCGAAGTGTACTGCCGAGGGATCAAAGTATATGGCGCAAAGGAAGGCCTATCCGCTAATCCAGCAGGTCAGTTTATTGCTGCTGGCTCGTATGGGAAAAATGGCACGCGCGGAACGGAGGAGTATCATGACAGAGTTTGA